Below is a genomic region from Zonotrichia leucophrys gambelii isolate GWCS_2022_RI chromosome 1A, RI_Zleu_2.0, whole genome shotgun sequence.
GTGAAATCTCTAGGACTAATAAAATTATGCTGTTCTCTATACCATAATGCACCTGCATTGCCTGTCGCTATTGGTTTCATTAAATATAGTCTTTAAATCATTACAGGTTAATCCCTAGTTTCCCGGTAAACAAGCCACTTTGGCTTATGGCCAAGTCACTCCAGAATGACATCTCGTATTTAAAGGGGACAACAAACTGTCTTTGTGAATAACTAGCACGAATAAATAGTCTGAAATTAAGACAGAAACCCTTAATGGCTTTAAAACTCTTTAGGGGCTTAACATGCTTTTTTTAGATCTGCGGGACTAACTGACAGAACAGAACAGACATGACGACCCAAATCTTTCTAGACACTTAAACATGATAAaaatttttcccttattttctgACAGCGTGTTCTAACCCAGTAACTCAAACAGTATAAGCACCACTCACCGATAAAAAACTGTGATCGACTCTTTTACTGAATATATGGGTGGCTCTGAAAAGAGCCTTTAGGTTGAGAGTGACGGTCCGAGGCGCCCTACTTGGAGCTGGTGTACTTGGTGACAGCCTTGGTGCCCTCGGACACGGCGTGCTTGGCCAGCTCGCCGGGCAGCAGCAGGCGCACGGCCGTCTGGATCTCCCGCGAGGTGATGGTGGAGCGCTTGTTGTAGTGCGCCAGGCGCGAGGCCTCGCCCGCGATGCGCTCGAAGATGTCGTTGACGAAGGAGTTCATGATGCCCATGGCCTTGGACGAGATGCCCGTGTCGGGGTGCACCTGCTTCAGCACCTTGTACACGTAGATGGAGTAGCTCTCTTTCCTAGTCTTTCTACGCTTCTTGTCACCTTTCTTTTGAGTCTTGGTGACGGCTTTCTTAGAACCTTTCTTGGGAGCGGGAGCGGATTTGGCTGGTTCCGGCATTTTACGGGTCTGTCTACACCTGGCTACCACAGGAACGACGTAGGTACAAAACAGGAGCCACCCTTATTTATAGAGACGGTATGCAAATGAGATGACTCAACACTGCCCTTCGCTATTGGACAGCTAGGCTCAATGATGTCAAATACATTGCATCGTCCATTGGTCGACTTTCTCATCTGCATTCCCATTGGCTAAATTCTCAATCCCTCTCTCCTCCAATCAGAAGTCCAAGCTAGCCTCAACAGGAAGGTATAAAAAGGCAGCGTTTAAGCTCTCTGTGCATTTACTCATTTTCGCGACGTCTTTTTTTGCTGTCGCGCAGCTCTTCCCCGTACTcggcttttttattttaatctagCTCCGTGAGCCATGTCGGGTCGCGGGAAGCAGGGCGGCAAGGCGCGCGCCAAGGCCAAGTCGCGCTCGTCGCGGGCCGGGCTGCAGTTCCCCGTGGGCCGCGTGCACCGGCTGCTGCGCAAGGGCAACTACGCGGAGCGCGTGGGCGCGGGCGCGCCGGTGTACCTGGCGGCCGTGCTGGAGTACCTGACGGCCGAGATCCTGGAGCTGGCGGGCAACGCGGCCCGCGACAACAAGAAGACGCGCATCATCCCC
It encodes:
- the LOC135442427 gene encoding histone H2B 8, with the translated sequence MPEPAKSAPAPKKGSKKAVTKTQKKGDKKRRKTRKESYSIYVYKVLKQVHPDTGISSKAMGIMNSFVNDIFERIAGEASRLAHYNKRSTITSREIQTAVRLLLPGELAKHAVSEGTKAVTKYTSSK
- the LOC135442410 gene encoding histone H2A-IV — protein: MSGRGKQGGKARAKAKSRSSRAGLQFPVGRVHRLLRKGNYAERVGAGAPVYLAAVLEYLTAEILELAGNAARDNKKTRIIPRHLQLAIRNDEELNKLLGKVTIAQGGVLPNIQAVLLPKKTDSHKAKAK